In Sphingobacterium sp. R2, the genomic stretch ACTATATTGAATCTCGGTCTTCGCTTGAGGATAGCTATCAGCAGATCAAAAAAGATCTAGAAGAGGCAGTACCATTACTTCCAGATAAAATTGTGATTAAAACGAGGCCGACAAAGGCAGCTGCTTTAGCGACCTTAGCCCGCTTGGGTTTAATGATGGGCGACTATGGGATAGCTGAAAAGAGAGCAAGAGAAGCACTGGATCTTTATGCGGTTCTGATTGACTATACTACACTGAGTAAAACGGCATCAGCGCCCTTTGCACGTTTTAACGATGAAGTGATTTTTCATGCAGTCACTTTTACAAATGCCAGTATTAATCCGACTATAGCAAAAATCGATTCCAATCTAATCAAATCCTATAAGAATGATGATCTGCGAAGGACGCTATATTTTAAAAGCAATAATAACGGTACATACGCCTTCAAGGGAAGATATGATGGCGCTGTTAACGCCTCGACATTTTGTGGGGTTGCCACAGATGAGCTCTACTTAACTTTGTCGGAAGCGTTAGTGAGAAATAATAAGGTAGTCGATGCTATTGGATACCTGAATAAATTATTAAGATCAAGATATGTCAAAAATACGTATCTGGATTTCAGTTCAGATGATAGGGAATTAGTCTTGAAAGAAGTGCTGGCCGAGCGTAATAAATCTTTGATCATGCGCAACTTAAGGTGGATGGATATGAA encodes the following:
- a CDS encoding RagB/SusD family nutrient uptake outer membrane protein; protein product: MKVEKIIFMLACSLLTLAGCNKYLDVKPDQKMLVPKTLADCDALLDNRSTMNSSFSPIPDIASDHYYLNAANFNAIANSEDRNAHVWNPMAELATNHWQAPYKVVLIANQVLSLLKDIDRSVNPTDYERIKGEALFFRAYAWMQLLNVFTVGYDAAKAKNILGVVLRLNPDIDYIESRSSLEDSYQQIKKDLEEAVPLLPDKIVIKTRPTKAAALATLARLGLMMGDYGIAEKRAREALDLYAVLIDYTTLSKTASAPFARFNDEVIFHAVTFTNASINPTIAKIDSNLIKSYKNDDLRRTLYFKSNNNGTYAFKGRYDGAVNASTFCGVATDELYLTLSEALVRNNKVVDAIGYLNKLLRSRYVKNTYLDFSSDDRELVLKEVLAERNKSLIMRNLRWMDMKRLNQDPAFQKTFRRIIDNVVYSIEPNDLRYAFLIPKKVIEFNPLIKQNQR